The segment GATCCAGCATGTGGTCGAGAAAGGGCAGACCGGTGTCGAAACTGCCTCGACCCTCGCCGTCCAGGTTGATTGAGATGGCTATTTGGGTCTCCAGGGTGTCCCTGGAGATTTCCGCGCTGCGCGAAGACATGCTGTTCGAATGGTTCGAAGGGATGAATCAGGCCTCATCATAAACCAAGCCCTTTGCTTGGTCGATTATCGTGATGCACCTCGCAAAACGCGGATCGCGACTGCAGCGTCCGTCGCTGCAAGCTGGAACAGGGGACAGGAATCGGGCATCATTCGCAATGATCTCCTCGCAATCAAGCACTTGGACGCCATGAGCGCACCCGAAAACGGAAAAATCTTCCGCCTGCACGATCTGCAACGCACCTGCCAGCAATGCAGTCTCCAGATGCTCTGCCTGCCGGGCGGACTGAGCGACGGGGAAATGGAGCGCCTGGACAACATCATCCAGAAACGCCGTCCGCTGCAGCGCGGGGAGCACCTGTACCACGTCGGCGACGACCTCGAGGCCATCTACGCCGTGCGCTCCGGCTCGATCAAGTCCTACACCATCACGCCCGACGGCGAGGAACAGATCGTCGGCTTCCACCTGCCCGGCGAACTGCTCGGCCTGGACGCCATCGGCGACGGCCATCATCCCGCCGCCGCCAAGGCGCTGGAAACCACCAGCGTCTGCGAACTGCCCTTCGAACGCCTGGAACAACTGGCGCACGACATCCCTGAATTACAGCACCAGCTGCTGCGCATGATGAGTTCGGTGCTCAAGTCCGACGAAAGCATCATGACCCTGCTGGGCAAGAAAACCTCGGAGGAACGCCTGGCGGCGTTCCTGATCAGCATCGCCAACCGGTTCGCCCAGCGCGGCTACTCCGACCGCGAATTCAACCTGAGCATGTCGCGCAACGACATCGCCAACTACCTGGGCCTGGCGATGGAAACCATCAGCCGCCTGTTCTCCCGTTTTCAGGAGCAGGGCCTCATCGAGGCGGAACGCAAACTGGTTCGCATCCTCGACAAGGAAGGCTTGCGCCGTCTGGCGGGCAACCTGCCGCGCCACGCCAACAACTCGGGCGCGGCCAAGGAAGGCTGAGCCCCGCTACAACAGGTTGCCCGGCGCGAACTCGCCTGCCTCAGGCATGGTTTCCGCATCCCGCTTCGCAGTCGCCAGCGCACGGTCCGTCTGCACCGGACCGCACAACTCGCAGGCGCTGACATAAGCCATGTGCAACAGCTTGCGCATCTGTGACTCCGACAGCCCGCGGCCGATGTGGTCCTGTTTGAAGGCCAGCCACTCACTCAATGAATCGCCCACCGGCCCCAGATCCATGCGCGGCACATGCTCCATGAGGTAGACGCGCGTCTTCACCGCCGCGTCGTTCTCCAGCCGCTCCAGATACTTGAAGAACCCGCCCAGCAGGGACTCGAACATCACATCCTGCGGCCGCTGACCGCTGGGCGTCGCCATGCTGGTGAGCTTGCGCTTCTGGCAGTACGACTCCATGCGTCCCTTGGGATCGGGATCCAGCTCTCCCGGCTGGGAATTCAGCGCCTTCAGCAGGCTGCGATGAATCTCCCCGCGCAAACGCAGCCGCTGCGGACTGTCGCAGATCAGCGAAATGAAGTCATGCAGGGCGTAAACCGGCCCGCTGGAAAAGTTGTCCTGCCAGATGCACAGCGCGCGGACCCTTTCCTCGGCGTCAAAAAACGGCCCCAAGCCGGTGAAAATGGCACGCCGCCGCAGCACCATCTCGGGTGCAGTCGATATCTTGCCGGCCATGGTCACTCCTTACCGGCATGCAGCGCTTCACGCTGGAATTCCGGATAGCCGATTTCGTAGTGCTCGCTGTAGTCCAGTCCGCGCTGTTCGTCCACCGTGGACGCACGCAGGCCGAAGATCTTATCGATGACCAGATACATCACCAGCGCGATGGGGAAGGCCCACAGGAAGGCCGCCACGATGCCGATCACCTGCACGGCCATGCGTTCCGGGCTGAACAGGTCGCCATGGAAGAACATCCCCGCGGCCAGGGTGCCCCATGCGCCGGCAAAACCGTGCACCGAAACGGCACCGACCACATCGTCCAGCCGGAAGGCGACCAGCAAGCGCCCGCCCCCGACGGCGATCATGCCGCCGACCACGCCCGTGATCAGCGCATACATCGGCTCCATGGTGGCGCAGCCGCTGGTGATCGCCACCAGCCCGGCCACGCTGCCATTCACCGTATCCGTCATGAGCACGGGCGTGCGCGCGATAATCATGGCGACAATCGCACCCACCGCACCCCCGGCGGCGGCCAGATGGGTATTGAGGTTGATCAGACCGATCTCGGGCACGGCGGCGGCGGTACTGCCGCCATTGAACCCGAACCAGCCCAGCCACAGGATGAACCCGCCCAGCGCAACCGAGGTCAGGTTATGCCCAGGGATGGAGCGCGGTTCGCCGTCCGTACCGAACCGGCCCAGGCGCGGACCGAGCACGATCACCCCGGCCAGCGCAATCCAGCCGCCGATGGAATGCACCACCGTCGAACCGGCGAAATCGATGAAGCCGAGCTTTTTCAACCAGCCTTCGCCGGAATACAGGCTGCCCCAGGCCCACGAGCCGTACACGGGATAGATGAGCAGACAGATAATGAACGCACCGATCAGATA is part of the Gammaproteobacteria bacterium genome and harbors:
- the fnr gene encoding fumarate/nitrate reduction transcriptional regulator Fnr, giving the protein MSAPENGKIFRLHDLQRTCQQCSLQMLCLPGGLSDGEMERLDNIIQKRRPLQRGEHLYHVGDDLEAIYAVRSGSIKSYTITPDGEEQIVGFHLPGELLGLDAIGDGHHPAAAKALETTSVCELPFERLEQLAHDIPELQHQLLRMMSSVLKSDESIMTLLGKKTSEERLAAFLISIANRFAQRGYSDREFNLSMSRNDIANYLGLAMETISRLFSRFQEQGLIEAERKLVRILDKEGLRRLAGNLPRHANNSGAAKEG
- a CDS encoding ammonium transporter, with the translated sequence MLLFLPASAFAATDEIKAIHVDMDTVWLITAGALVFFMQAGFALLESGMARAKNAVNVIMKNYVDVCVGSIAFWMVGYGLMFGANPSGWFGESHFFLGNAPHLDYSLLFFQTMFAATCVTIASGAMAERTEYGSYLIGAFIICLLIYPVYGSWAWGSLYSGEGWLKKLGFIDFAGSTVVHSIGGWIALAGVIVLGPRLGRFGTDGEPRSIPGHNLTSVALGGFILWLGWFGFNGGSTAAAVPEIGLINLNTHLAAAGGAVGAIVAMIIARTPVLMTDTVNGSVAGLVAITSGCATMEPMYALITGVVGGMIAVGGGRLLVAFRLDDVVGAVSVHGFAGAWGTLAAGMFFHGDLFSPERMAVQVIGIVAAFLWAFPIALVMYLVIDKIFGLRASTVDEQRGLDYSEHYEIGYPEFQREALHAGKE